In Desulfobaculum bizertense DSM 18034, the genomic stretch TTTTTTCACCATCGCCTTTTTCCCTGCCTGCGGCATCATTCTCTCGGACACGTATCATATGGCATTCACTGAACATCACACAAGGATACACTCATGAAGAAACATCTTTTGTGCGCAGGCATTTGTGCACTCAGCCTTATCATAAGCGCAGTTTCCGCCAGCGCCTGCACCCTGAGCTACTGGGCACCAGAAAAACAGCATGCCCTGACGGGCCGCAACATGGACTGGTTCTCCGAGATGGGCACCAAACTCTGGATTTTCCCACGCGGTCTTGAACGCAACGGACAGACAGCACAAAATCCCATGCACTGGACGTCCAAATACGGAAGCCTTTCCATCTCTATCTGGGACTGCCTCATTACTGAAGGCGTCAATGAAAAAGGTCTTGTGGCAAACAACCTCTACCTGCCAGAAACCAGCTTTGAAAAACGTAACAGCTCCCAGCCCGGCATGGGCATGAGCATCTGGCTCCAGTATTACCTCGATAATTTTGCCACTGTCGACGAGGCCGTTGCCGCGACAACAGGCAAAGACTTTCAGGTCCAGTCGAGCAAACTGACACTCTTTGGCAAAACAGCAGCGATTCCCCTGCACATTGCCCTGACTGACGCTCACGGCGACTGCGCAATCATTGAGCTGCTGGATGGCAAAACCATCATCCACAGGGAGACAAAGCAGGCCGCACTGACCAACACGGTCTATGCCACACAGAAAATTCTTGCCAAGCAGTATCAGGGACTGGGCGGCAAGCACATGCTGCCCGGAAGTTCCGAGTCAGAAGACCGCTACGCCCGTACAGCGTTTTATTTGACCAAACTTCCGCAGAATGCGTCTTCCCAGCACGCTGTTGCCGGTCTCATGAGCGTCATGCGCAACGCTGCCACACCCATTGGAGCCAACGATCCCAAACGTCCCAACATTGCCATGACTCTGTGGTCAACAGTGACGGACTCCACAACGCAGACCATGTACTTTTCTTCCAGCCTCAGCCCGAACACACTGCGCATTGACCTCAATGCCTGTACGCTGGACAAAGGAGCATCTATTCTGAATCTGGACCCCATGCACACAGCAGACACTCTTGCTGGCGATGTACAGAATGCCTTTGCGCCACACAAAGATATTCCTTTTGTGCAGGCCGGACAGCAGATCACATGGACAGCCCCCAAAACCAAGTAATGCAGAAGATGCGGGCCATCGATGTCTGGTCCGCATCTTCCTTTCTCTCCCGCCGCGACTACAAAAAAGCCAGCGTCCATCCTCGATAAGAAAAAATAATAGGCAAATATATTTTTTATTGGTCATTTTTTATAATGAACCGAAGCCCCCTGCTTTTCCCTTTCCCTGCTTTTTTCTCAAAAGCCCTTTCTCTTTTCCGAGAATTCACTCAGTTATCATGGTTCACAGACATTCACCTAGAGGAGCAATCACTTTCCCTCTGTTTTTACGTTGATTCACAATTTTTAGACTTTTTTTTCATCTTTTTAAAATACTGCTAATGCCTTTTTTCTACAGTACAAAAGTCCATCCCACCATTTCCCTTTTCAGCTCGCCCCCTATACTTTTTTTAACGAAGGTCGTATATCTCCACCGTTTATAGTGGTTTATCATATTTGCTTACGCAAGAAGACACACCCTGCGAACGTGTTTCACTCGGCTGTATAGCCTTCTCTTTTTCTTTTCTTATTCGGACGTGGAAACAATAATGCCCAAAACTGCCATTCGCCCAGAACCCCAGAATTCTGCAGACGCGACCTTTTTTGCTGTCTCCCCCCTTCTGATTTCTCCGGGCTGCATGAGTCATTTTAGCGTCTACTTACGCCAAGACGGTGAATATGTTCTCTACACCTCTGCCGAACAACACTTTACAGAACGGCACAGGCGAAAGCTCTACGATCACGGCGTTACCGAAGTCTATATCAAGGCCCGGCAGTCTGCCTCATACAAGCGCTACCTTGAGGATAACCTCGGTACTATCCTCATGAACGAAAATACGCCGCTTCGGGAACGGGCCAGACTTTTCCACGAGACATCCATCGATATTGTTCGAGAAGCCTACGCCAATCGCCTGCCAGACAACCTGACGCAAAAGCAGGACTTCACGCGCATTGTTGATTTCGTAAAAAAGAGCATGCAGTTTCTGACCCTTGAAAATTCTTTCAAGGCCGTTGGTCAGCTCATTGAGCACGACTACAAGACCTACACCCACTGTATGCACGTTTTTCTGTACTCTTCGGCCATACTCCAAAGCTATGATCTGGACGAAGAGCACCTGATCCAGTGTGGACTGGGGGCCATTCTTCACGACATTGGCAAAGCCAAAATTCCAGAAAAAATTCTGAACAAGCCCGGCCCCCTCACTCCTGCCGAACGCCAGACAATCAATACGCATCCCTTGCAGGGCATTGCCCTGTGCTCACAGGTGCAGCTTTCGCAAACGGCGTATAACTGTATTCTGTTCCACCACGAACGGATGGACGGTTCAGGCTACCCAAGCGGACTCAAGGCCTATGCAATCCCGCTCGAATCCAGAGCTATCGCCATTGCAGACGTCTATGATGCCCTGACCTCTGACCGCCCCTACGCCAAGGCCATGAACCCGTTTCAGGTTCTGCGCTTTATGCGTGACAAAATGTTCTCCGAGCTGGATATTGATATGTACAAACGCTTTGTACAAATCCTCTCGGGTGCAGACCTCATTTAAACACCAACTGACGCCACAGGCCGCACCTCGTAAGGTGCGGCTTTTTTTTGCACAAAAAACACAAAACTCGTTGACATCGATTTTCAACGAGAATAGTAGTACTCAGAAGAACTACTACTGGAGAAACGCACAATGGATTCAACATCAGCTCTGAAATTTTTCGGTTTTACCAAGCAGGAAGCCGTGGTGTACACCACACTGCTCCGCTATGGTCCCCAGACCGGATACGAAGCAGCAAAGAACGCAGGAATCTCCCGTTCCAATGCGTACGGAGCGCTCGCAGGGCTTTGTGAAAAAGGTGCAGCCATGAAGGCCAGCGGAGACGCCAAAAGCTATAGCGCAGTTCCCGGCAAGGAACTTATTCGCAACCTTCGCCGCCAGTGTGACAAGACTCTCGACGTTCTCGAAAAGAGTCTACCCGACCGCCAGGAAACCGAGGCTCCCTACCTGACTGTTTCCGGCTTCGAAAATGTTGTGGACAAAGCCCAGAATGTTTTGGACGAGGCAGAGCATCACATCTATGTCTCGCTCAACAGCCATGAGGCCACACTTCTCCACGACGCACTGTGCCGCGCCACAGCACGGGGACTCAAGACCGTTATTGTTTCGGACACTGACCCCAATGTCCCTGAGTGCATTTATCACTTCTTCCCGAAGGATGCCGGGCAATTCAACATCATTGCCGACACTTCCACAGTCCTGACCGGAAGTCTGGATCCTGAGCTTTCTTCCCAGTGCCTGTATTCAAAAAACACCAATCTCGTCCGCCTGATGCGCGAGGCATTTGTTAATGAGCTTGAGCTCATTCGCCAGCGCGAGGAGAAGTCCAATGAGTGAATCAGTACACATCCACGGCAGCTACACTGAAGACAGCAATTTCTTTGGCGACAGCACCCCTTTTGAACTTGTACGCCGTCATGGCAGCCCCCTGTACGTCTATAATGAAAACGTCCTGCGCGCCCGCTGCCGAGAACTCAAGGAACTTGTTGATTACGAAAAGTTCCACGTCAACTTCTCCGCAAAATCTAACAGCAACCCAGAATTGCTCAAGATTGTTCGGAGTGAAGGACTGCGTGTCGACGCCATGAGCCCCGGTGAAATCACCATGGACGAAATGGCTGGATACGCTGGTGAAGAAATTTTCTTTATCTGCAACAACGTCTCTGCCCAGGAGCTTCGTTTTGCAGCTGACCACAAGGTCCGCGTTTCCGTTGATTCCCTTTCTCAGCTGGAACTTTACGGACAGGTCAACCCCGGTGGCAGAATTGCCATCCGCATCAACCCCGGCGTTGGTGCTGGCCACTGCAAAAAGGTCGTCACAGGCGGCAAGGAAACCAAGTTCGGCATCTCCCCAGCCGACAAGGACAAGGTTCTTGCCATCTGCGAACGCTATGACCTCACGCTGATTGGCATCAACCAGCACATTGGTTCCCTGTTTATGGAAGGCAGTGCCTACCTGCAGGCCGCAGAAACCATGCTCTCCATCTGCGAGGACTTTGGCGAACTGGAATTCATCGACTTTGGCGGTGGCTTTGGCGTGCCGTACAAAAAGCTCGAAGGACAGGGACGTCTCAACCTCAGGGAGCTTGGGCAGGGCCTGAGCGAACTCATTCGCAACTGGACCGACAAAATGGGCTACCGTCCGGAAATCATGGTTGAACCGGGACGGTACATCACCGCAGAGTGCGGCGTGCTCATCGGCGAAGTACATGCCGTCAAGTACAATGCAGAAACCTGCTACGCGGGCACAGACCTCGGCTTTAACGTGCTTGCCCGCCCCATGATGTATGACTCCCATCACGATATTGAACTTTATCGCCGCGGTGACGAGCCTTTTGATGCTCCGCACCCGGTAACCGTTGTGGGCAATATTTGCGAATCTGGCGACATCATTGCCAAGGGACGCGAACTGCCAACTCCCAAGGAACGCGACATCATGGTCGTGCTGGATGCAGGCGCATACGGCCACGTGATGAGTTCCAACTACAACCTCCGCCTCAGACCGGCAGAGGTGCTGATCGAATCTGGCAACACTCCTCGGCTCATACGTCGAAGGGACAACCTCGAAGACCTGCTTGCACCCTACCGGGTCGCGGTTTAGCGTCTTACACTCCCTGCGGTTCTTCCTTCCCCATCACACTCCCAAGTTTAAGGAAGGACCTGCAAACGACAAGTGCCCCCAATGCTTTCCCCAAGCGTTGGGGGCACCTGCGTTTTAAACACTTTTGCACAGCCAGCCCTCCCGCTTTTGCCACAAAAAAGCCCCGCACTCGGCGGGGCTACTCTGCCAGTTCAATCCTGACCAACGCTTATTTCTCAGAGGGAAGCACCATTCCACTTCGGATGTGCAGGTCACGCTGCGGATACGGAATTTCAATCCCGTTTTCCTGAAAGCGGTCCCATATCGCCAAAAGCAAATCACTTTTGACATTCACAATGCCGTTTTGTGGGTCACGAATCCAGACACGCAGCTCAAGGTCCACAGAACTATCGCCAAAGCCCATGAGCCGACAGACAGGCTTGGGAAAAGCCTGAACCCGGTCGTGCCCAGTCGCGGCATCAGTCATCAACTCCATCGCAACTCGCGGATCAGCATCATACGAAATGCCAACAGGCACCTTGAGCCGGACATTGGTATCCGAAAATGACCAGTTCACGACCTGATTCGTAATAAGGTCTTCATTTGGAATCAAAATTTCTTTGCCATCACGGGTCAGGACAGAGACAAAACGCGCCCGAAGACTCGTAATGTATCCATACACAGTCCCGACTTCCACCACATCACCGGGCTTAATGGATTTATCCATGAGCAGGATAAAGCCACTGATGAGGTTGGCAGCGACCTTTTGCAGACCAAAACCAACGCCAACACCGACAGCACCAGAGAAGACAGCAAGGGCGGTCAGGTTAATTCCCACACTGGACAGGGCAATGATGACAATCGCCACCAGTGTCACTATCCGCATGAGCTTGCCAAAAAGCACCCGTGCCGAAGGTGTCAGCTCCGACACCTTGGAGAGCTGTACCTCAATGGCTTCGGCCAGTGCCATCCCGCCTCGATACAGCACAAACATCAAAACAAGTGCCTTCAAAAAAGACAGTGTGGTGATGTCTGAGCCGCCAACGGAAAAGCTCGCACTATCCAGAAAGTCAACAATGTCGTCGAGGAAACCAAGGGTGTTCAGGGCCGCAGCACTCCACGCCACAAGCGCAAAGAGCCGCCCAAAAAAGCGAGACAAAAACAGGAAGGAGGCAAGGCGAATAACAATCCACGCCCCCAGCAAATTTTCGCCAAGCACAAAAAGGCCGTGCGACAGGTCCAGCGCCTTGGCAATGCCAAGGGTGAAGCCAATCAGCAAAAAGGAAAATACAGGAGGAATCAGCTTGAGCAGAGTCAATTTCAGGCGGAGCCAGACTCCAGCCCCCTGCTCAATGCTCGGCCAGCGGCGAAGTACAAGGCGCTGTGTCACAATCCCCAGCCCCCAGCTCAGCACCAAAAGTCCAAGCACAATGCCGCCCTGAATCAGGGTCGCAAGATTCAGGACATTCACATTAAACCAGCTGACGAGCTTCTGGACATATGCCAGCAGCACCTCAAAATCGATAAGTTTATCCATAAAAAGCGTTCAGAATCCTTGTTTAAACCGGGAAACTCACCACATACTGTGTTCCATTGTCTCGTTCGACCTCAATACTCCCTCCCACCTGTGTGACAAGACTTCGCACAAGTTCCAGCCCAAGGCTTCCTGGGCTTTCCAAAGAAATACTTTCAGAGAGGCCAACACCATTGTCCGAGACTTTCAAGATATACTCAGGTTCCCGCTTATGGAACTCGACTCGAATTTCTGAAACAGTCTCGCGCTCCCGTCCCTCAGGGAACGCAAAGCGAAGGGCGTTAGACAAAAGCTCATTCAGGATAAGCCCAATAGGCATGACCTTGTCTGGCTCCAGAAAGAACTCTTCAACATCAAGTGTAATCGTCACGTC encodes the following:
- a CDS encoding mechanosensitive ion channel family protein, which encodes MDKLIDFEVLLAYVQKLVSWFNVNVLNLATLIQGGIVLGLLVLSWGLGIVTQRLVLRRWPSIEQGAGVWLRLKLTLLKLIPPVFSFLLIGFTLGIAKALDLSHGLFVLGENLLGAWIVIRLASFLFLSRFFGRLFALVAWSAAALNTLGFLDDIVDFLDSASFSVGGSDITTLSFLKALVLMFVLYRGGMALAEAIEVQLSKVSELTPSARVLFGKLMRIVTLVAIVIIALSSVGINLTALAVFSGAVGVGVGFGLQKVAANLISGFILLMDKSIKPGDVVEVGTVYGYITSLRARFVSVLTRDGKEILIPNEDLITNQVVNWSFSDTNVRLKVPVGISYDADPRVAMELMTDAATGHDRVQAFPKPVCRLMGFGDSSVDLELRVWIRDPQNGIVNVKSDLLLAIWDRFQENGIEIPYPQRDLHIRSGMVLPSEK
- a CDS encoding HD-GYP domain-containing protein; this encodes MPKTAIRPEPQNSADATFFAVSPLLISPGCMSHFSVYLRQDGEYVLYTSAEQHFTERHRRKLYDHGVTEVYIKARQSASYKRYLEDNLGTILMNENTPLRERARLFHETSIDIVREAYANRLPDNLTQKQDFTRIVDFVKKSMQFLTLENSFKAVGQLIEHDYKTYTHCMHVFLYSSAILQSYDLDEEHLIQCGLGAILHDIGKAKIPEKILNKPGPLTPAERQTINTHPLQGIALCSQVQLSQTAYNCILFHHERMDGSGYPSGLKAYAIPLESRAIAIADVYDALTSDRPYAKAMNPFQVLRFMRDKMFSELDIDMYKRFVQILSGADLI
- a CDS encoding TrmB family transcriptional regulator, coding for MDSTSALKFFGFTKQEAVVYTTLLRYGPQTGYEAAKNAGISRSNAYGALAGLCEKGAAMKASGDAKSYSAVPGKELIRNLRRQCDKTLDVLEKSLPDRQETEAPYLTVSGFENVVDKAQNVLDEAEHHIYVSLNSHEATLLHDALCRATARGLKTVIVSDTDPNVPECIYHFFPKDAGQFNIIADTSTVLTGSLDPELSSQCLYSKNTNLVRLMREAFVNELELIRQREEKSNE
- the lysA gene encoding diaminopimelate decarboxylase → MSESVHIHGSYTEDSNFFGDSTPFELVRRHGSPLYVYNENVLRARCRELKELVDYEKFHVNFSAKSNSNPELLKIVRSEGLRVDAMSPGEITMDEMAGYAGEEIFFICNNVSAQELRFAADHKVRVSVDSLSQLELYGQVNPGGRIAIRINPGVGAGHCKKVVTGGKETKFGISPADKDKVLAICERYDLTLIGINQHIGSLFMEGSAYLQAAETMLSICEDFGELEFIDFGGGFGVPYKKLEGQGRLNLRELGQGLSELIRNWTDKMGYRPEIMVEPGRYITAECGVLIGEVHAVKYNAETCYAGTDLGFNVLARPMMYDSHHDIELYRRGDEPFDAPHPVTVVGNICESGDIIAKGRELPTPKERDIMVVLDAGAYGHVMSSNYNLRLRPAEVLIESGNTPRLIRRRDNLEDLLAPYRVAV
- a CDS encoding linear amide C-N hydrolase, translated to MKKHLLCAGICALSLIISAVSASACTLSYWAPEKQHALTGRNMDWFSEMGTKLWIFPRGLERNGQTAQNPMHWTSKYGSLSISIWDCLITEGVNEKGLVANNLYLPETSFEKRNSSQPGMGMSIWLQYYLDNFATVDEAVAATTGKDFQVQSSKLTLFGKTAAIPLHIALTDAHGDCAIIELLDGKTIIHRETKQAALTNTVYATQKILAKQYQGLGGKHMLPGSSESEDRYARTAFYLTKLPQNASSQHAVAGLMSVMRNAATPIGANDPKRPNIAMTLWSTVTDSTTQTMYFSSSLSPNTLRIDLNACTLDKGASILNLDPMHTADTLAGDVQNAFAPHKDIPFVQAGQQITWTAPKTK